CGCTGCCCTGTGAACGATTCGGTGGGCCACACCGCGGCGCACGTCGCGGAGAAGCGCCTGCATCTGCTCGCGGCGTTCGTTGTTCTCGTGGATCCCCGACTCCGCCTCCACGTAGACGTGGGCGAGGACTACGCCGCGCGCCGCCGCGTGCGCTTCGATGGCCGCTTGCTGGTCTCGCAGGCTGGTGCCGGTGGCTTGCTCGAGG
This genomic window from Myxococcales bacterium contains:
- a CDS encoding recombinase family protein, whose translation is LEQATGTSLRDQQAAIEAHAAARGVVLAHVYVEAESGIHENNERREQMQALLRDVRRGVAHRIVHRAAWKHVA